TACCGCCTACGCCACCGTCGCCTTCCACGACCAGGACCATGACCTCGACGAGTCCGAGGCGAAGGCCGTCGTGGACACCGCCAAGGACGCCGAGGCCGACGGCCTCCAGGTGGAGCTGGGCGGCACCGCCATCGGCCTCACCGACCCGTCCGGCGGCCATCTCGCCGAGGTCGTCGGCGTGCTGGTGGCCGCGGTCGTGCTGTTCCTCGCCTTCGGCTCGCCAGCGGCGTCCCTGCTGCCCATCGCCACCGCGCTGGTCGGCGTGGGCACTGCGTACGCCGGGACCGTGCTGCTCGGACACGCCATGACCGTCGCCGACTTCGCGCCCATGCTGGGCATGCTGATCGGGCTCGGCGTCGGCATCGACTACGCGCTGTTCATCGTCACCCGGCACCGCCGCGGCCTCAAACGCGGCCTGGACGTCACCGAGGCGGCCACCGCGGCCGTCGCCACCACGGGACGCGCGGTGGTGTTCGCGGGTGCCACCGTTTGTATCGCGTTGCTGGGCATGCTGATCCTCCAGCTCGGATTCCTCAACGGAGTGGCCATAGCGGCCTCACTGACCGTGGTGCTCACCGTCGCGGCCTCCGTGACCCTGCTGCCCGGACTGCTGTCCTTCATCGGCATGCGCGCGCTCAGCCGCCGCGAACGCCGCCGGCTCGAGGAGAACGGTCCCGAACCCGAGCTGCCCACCGGGTTCGCCGCCCGCTGGTCCGCCTTCGTCGAACGGCACCCCAAGAAGCTCGGCGCCGTCGCGCTCGCCGTCGTCACGCTGCTCGCGCTGCCGACCCTCTCGCTCCGCCTGGGCACCTCCGACCAGGGCAACAATCCCGAATCGACGACCACCAGGAAGGCCTACGACCTGCTCGCCGACGGCTTCGGCCCCGGCGTCAACGGACCCCTCACCCTGGTCACCGAGATCCACGGCGCCGAGGACCGGCTCGCCGCCGACGGCCTCGCCGGCACGCTGCGCGCCACCGAGGGCGTCGCCGCCGTCACCCCGGTGACGTTCGACTCCGGCGGTCACACCGCGTACCTCACCGTCGTCCCCGAGTCGTCCCCGCAGTCCGCGAGCACCAGTGACCTCGTCGACCGGCTGCGCACCGAGGTGCTGCCGCGCACCGAGGCAGGCACCTCGCTCGACGTGCACGTCGGCGGGGTCACGGCCGCCTACGACGACTTCGCCGAGGTGATCGTCGGCAAACTGCCGCTGTTCGTCGGCGTGGTGATCGCACTCGGCTGTGTGCTGCTGCTGCTCGCCTTCCGGTCGGTCGTCATCCCGCTGAAGGCCGCCGCGATGAACGTCGCCGCCGTCGCCGCCTCGTTCGGCGTGGTCGTGGCGTTCTTCCAGTGGGGCTGGGGCAGTGAACTGCTCGGCCTCGGCCGCGCCGGTCCGATCGAGCCCTTCCTCCCCGTGATCATGGTGTCGGTGCTGTTCGGGCTCTCCATGGACTACCAGGTCTTCCTGGTCAGCCGGATGTACGAGGAGTGGCTGGAGACCGGCGACAACCGGCGGTGCGTCCGGATCGGCCTCGCCGAGACCGGCCGGGTGATCAACTCCGCCGCGGTCATCATGATCTCGGTGTTCCTCGCCTTCGTGCTCAGCGGCGACCGCGTGATCGCCATGTTCGGCATCGCGCTCGCCGCCGCCGTCGCCCTGGACGCCTTCGTGCTCCGCACCCTTCTCGTCCCCGCCCTGATGCACCTGCTCGGCAGCGCCAACTGGTGGCTGCCCGGCGGGCTCGACCGGCGCCTGCCCCGGATCAGCATCGAGCCGCCCGAGTGCCGTACCGGCCGGGAAAGTCTCCCGGACGCCGACGCCGAACGTGAGAAGCTCACGGGCGTCGTGGACGTACTGGAGAAGGAGCGGCGTTCGGATGTACGCGATATCCCTGGGTGACGACGGAGCCCGGCTGCGGCCACTGGAGCCCTGGCACGCCGAGGAGTTCCTCGCCCACCTCGACCGCGGGCGGGACTTCATCACCCGGCACATCCCGTTCGGGTCCAAGGCCACCGACCTCGACTCCGTCCGGGCCCTGTTGCAGTCGTACGCCGACAAGCGCGCCGCCGACAACGGCTCCCTGCACGGCGTGTGGCTCGACGGAAAGCTCGTCGGCGGTGTCCTCTTCCGTGTCTTCGACGCCGCCACCGGGGTCTGCGAGATCGGCTGCTGGCTGGAACCGGCGGCCACCGGACGAGGGCTCGTCACACGCGCCTCCCGCGTGCTGATCGACTGGGCGTTCGGCGAGCGCGGGATGCACCGGGTGGAGTGGCACGCGGCGTCCGACAACACGGCCAGCATCAACGTCGCACGCCGGCTGGGCATGACCCGGGAGGGCGTGCTGCGCGAGTGCTATCCCTGGCGGGGCGTGCGGCAGGACTACGAGATCTGGGCCGTGCTGGCACCGGAGTGGGCGCGGGCACGCGCTCACACCGATCATTAAGGAACCTCTCAGACGGCGTCCGTACGGTGCGGGCATGGGAACCAGGACTGTGGACGAAACGGGCGCCGCGACCGGCGCCGAGACTGAGGCGACCGACGGCGAGGACCAGGTGAAGAAGGCGGCGGACGCGGAGGCGGCGGACGCCAACCCCACCGCGCACGCCACCACCGGGGCGGAGCCCGGCACCGAGGACGGTGACGAGCGGCCCGAGGCGTCCGAGGCCGAGGAGAGCGGACCGACCGGCGTCGGCCAGGGCGCCGGAGCCGTCGTCTCCGCCGCGCTCGGCGTCGTCTCGCTCACCGGAAGCTGGGTCGGCACCGTGGCCTCCGCGCGCGAGTCGCTGATCGGCCAGCTGCAGACCTCGCAGTCCTCCAGCGTCGCCACCATGGTCAAGGAGGGCTACGGCGACGCCTGGGCCGCCAACGCGTTGTGGGCCGGCGTGTTCGCGCTGGCCGCGCTGATCGTCGGCGTCGTGGTCCTGGCCCGCCCCGCGTTCGGCGCCCCCGGCAGGCCGCAGGCTCCGTGGATCAAGTCGGTCGCCTGGGCCGGCATCTCCCTCGGCGTGATCGGCCTGCTCCTGGCCGTCCTGAAGTACACCGGCATCCTGCTCGGGCTGCCCGCCACGGGCTGAACCCCGCCGCACCGAGGGGTCTTAGGGCGCGCGCAAGGCACTTACGCGCCCCTGAGGCCCCTCACCCGCGTGTAAGGCCCCGGCGGCCTCGGAAGATGCGGAACTCTCCCGATGTGGCGGACCCCCCTGGGAGACGAGTGTGGAGACATTGCGGCAAGCGATGACACACACCGACCTCATCGGGGAGACGAGATGTTCGAGTACGAGGTTCACCGCACGCGTTCCGCCGAACTGCTCCGCCGGGCCGAGCGGGAGCGACTGGCCCGCGAGGCCGTACGCCGCGCCCGCGCCGCCCGCCACGAAGCGGCGGAACGCTCCGCGGAGAGCGAGGCGCATACCGGCCGCCCACGAGACAACCGCTTCCCGCGGGTCGCGTGAGCGCGGGGCGGGGCGGGGGCCTGGCGAGGGCCGCGGGCAACGACGAGCCGCCGGCGAGCGGTGGGCCGGGCGAGCCGATCACGGCGGCCGGCCGGGACGGCCGGCCGGCCGCGTCCGAGCGTCACCGTCGGGCAACCGACGCGCACCGCACCGCCGTACCGGCGCATGACGGGGCCGACGCCCCAGCAGCGCCCCCACGAGCTCGCGCCCTGGCGCAAACCGACGCCGCCGCGCCGGCAGCGGACCCGCGAGCGCCGGGCGCCCGCACGAAGCCCGGTACGGCCGCCCGAGCAGCGCCCCCGCGAGCGCCGGGCGACCCCGCGAAAACCGGTGCCGTCCTGTCGGACCCTCGTGCGATGCTCGGGGGCGTGGAGACCAGGTCCGTCAGTCCGGTGTTCGTCGGCCGCGCCGAGGAGTTGGAGACGCTGAACGAGGCGCTCGCCCGCGCCGCCGGCGGGGGTGGGTCCCAGGCGTCGGACACCGTGGGGGAGCCGCAGGCGTTGCTGCTGGGCGGTGAGGCCGGTGTCGGCAAGACCCGGCTCGTCGAGGAGTTCGCCGCCCGGGCCGCCGCCAGGGGAGCCGTGGTCGCGCTCGGCGGCTGTGTCGAGATCGGCGCAGACGGGCTGCCCTTCGCCCCGTTCTCCACCGCCCTGCGCGCACTGCGCCGCGAAATGCCCGCCGAGCTGGCCGTCGCGGCAGCCGGTCAGGAGGAGGAACTGGCGCGGCTGCTGCCCGAATTGGGCGGCACGGGAGCCCGGCGGCACGACGAGGAGGGCATGGCCCGCCTCTTCGAACTCACTGCCCGTCTGCTGGAGCGCGTCGCCGCCGACCGCACCGTCGTGATCGCCCTGGAGGACCTGCACTGGGCCGACGCCTCCACCCGGCACCTGCTCGCCTACCTGTTCCGCACCCTGCGCACCGGCCGGCTCGTCGTCCTCGCCACCTACCGCTCCGACGACATCCACCGCCGCCATCCGCTGCGCCCCCTGCTCGCCGAACTCGACCGGCTCCGCACGGTCCGCCGTATCGAGCTGGCCCGCTTCAACCGTGCGGAAGTGGCCTGCCAGATCGCCGGCATCCACGCCGCCGAGCCCGACCCCGCCCAGGTCGACGCGATCTTCCAACGCTCCGACGGCAACGCCTTCTTCGTGGAGGAACTCGCCGTCGCCGCCCACGAGGGCTGCTGCACCGGCCTCACCGACTCCCTGCGCGACCTGCTCCTCGTCCGTGTCGAGGCGCTGCCCGAGAGCGCCCAGCGGGTGGCCCGGATCGTCGCCGAGGGCGGCTCCACCGTCGAGTACCGGCTGCTCGCCGCCGTCGCCGGGCTCGCCGAGGACGACCTGATCGAGGCCCTGCGCGCGGCGGTGAACGCCAACATCCTGCTCGCCGCACCCACCGGCGACGGCTACCGCTTCCGCCACTCCCTGGTCCGCGAGGCCGTCGGCGACGACCTGCTGCCCGGCGAACGCTCCCGCCTGAACCGCCGCTTCGCCGAGGCCCTGGAGGCCGACCCCGCACTCGTCCCCGCCGACCAGCGCGTGACCCGCCTGGCCAGCTACTGGTACCACGCGAACGACGCCGCCAAGGCCCTGCCCGCCGTCCTCGCCGCCTCCGTCACCGCCCGCCGCCGCGACGCCTACGCCGAGCAACTGCGCCTGCTGGAACGAGCGATGGAGCTCTGGGACGCCGCCCCCGAGGACGTACGCGCCGGGCTGCGCCCCGTCGACTACACCGAGTCCTACCCTCCCTGCGGCTGCGACCCGGCGACCACACCCCTGCGCTACCTCGACCTGATGGCCGAGGCCGCCGTGGCGGGCCGCTTCTCCGGCGAGCGCGAACGCGCCATGAAGATCATCAGGCGTGCGCTGAGCATCCTGGAGGACGAGGACGACCCCCTGCGCGCCGCCTGGTTCTGGACCCAGCGCTCCCGGCTGGTGCAGGCACTGGCCCGCGGCGACGGCCGCCAGGAACTGGTCACCGCTCAGGAGCTGTTGCGCGGTCTGCCGCCCTCCGAGGTGCACGCCGAGGTGCTCACCACCGTCGCCAACTGGTCGATGCTGCACCAGCCCGGCCCCGAGGCCCTTGCCGCCGCCGAGCGCGCCGTGCAGTACGCCCGCATGGTCGGCACCCGCGAGACAGAGCTCAACGCCCGTCTCACCCTCGGCGGCCTCACCCTCGACGCGGGCGACGTCGAGGAGGGGCTCGCCGAGATGTACGAGGTCAAGGAGCGGGCCCTGCAGGAGGGCTACCCCTATGTCGCCGGACGCGCGTACGTGAACCTGCCCGCCGAGCTCGAATCCATCGGCCGTTCCCGGGAGGCCGCGCCGATCCTGGAGGAGGGCGCCGCCTACGCCCGGAAGTACGGACTGCTCGACAACGAGGCCTGGGTGTGGGCCAACCTCTCCGAGTCGCTGTACCACCTCGGCCGCTGGCGGGAGGCGGAGCAGGCGGCGCTGAAGGTTTTCCTGCGCGGCCGGAACGCCAAGCCCCAGGGCTCCGGCGCGCTCTGCCTGGCCCATCTCGCCCTGGGCCGC
This region of Streptomyces chromofuscus genomic DNA includes:
- a CDS encoding MMPL family transporter produces the protein MAALARWCVRNRMAAVLLWLLTFGGVTAAAAVTGTAYSNDYQVPGTESGRAGQLLTEAFPDLGGAAGTVVWHTPTGSVRAADVEQTMTRTLHDIAQLPGVAAVVTPYGDQGAGRISDDGRTAYATVAFHDQDHDLDESEAKAVVDTAKDAEADGLQVELGGTAIGLTDPSGGHLAEVVGVLVAAVVLFLAFGSPAASLLPIATALVGVGTAYAGTVLLGHAMTVADFAPMLGMLIGLGVGIDYALFIVTRHRRGLKRGLDVTEAATAAVATTGRAVVFAGATVCIALLGMLILQLGFLNGVAIAASLTVVLTVAASVTLLPGLLSFIGMRALSRRERRRLEENGPEPELPTGFAARWSAFVERHPKKLGAVALAVVTLLALPTLSLRLGTSDQGNNPESTTTRKAYDLLADGFGPGVNGPLTLVTEIHGAEDRLAADGLAGTLRATEGVAAVTPVTFDSGGHTAYLTVVPESSPQSASTSDLVDRLRTEVLPRTEAGTSLDVHVGGVTAAYDDFAEVIVGKLPLFVGVVIALGCVLLLLAFRSVVIPLKAAAMNVAAVAASFGVVVAFFQWGWGSELLGLGRAGPIEPFLPVIMVSVLFGLSMDYQVFLVSRMYEEWLETGDNRRCVRIGLAETGRVINSAAVIMISVFLAFVLSGDRVIAMFGIALAAAVALDAFVLRTLLVPALMHLLGSANWWLPGGLDRRLPRISIEPPECRTGRESLPDADAEREKLTGVVDVLEKERRSDVRDIPG
- a CDS encoding helix-turn-helix transcriptional regulator, with the protein product MLGGVETRSVSPVFVGRAEELETLNEALARAAGGGGSQASDTVGEPQALLLGGEAGVGKTRLVEEFAARAAARGAVVALGGCVEIGADGLPFAPFSTALRALRREMPAELAVAAAGQEEELARLLPELGGTGARRHDEEGMARLFELTARLLERVAADRTVVIALEDLHWADASTRHLLAYLFRTLRTGRLVVLATYRSDDIHRRHPLRPLLAELDRLRTVRRIELARFNRAEVACQIAGIHAAEPDPAQVDAIFQRSDGNAFFVEELAVAAHEGCCTGLTDSLRDLLLVRVEALPESAQRVARIVAEGGSTVEYRLLAAVAGLAEDDLIEALRAAVNANILLAAPTGDGYRFRHSLVREAVGDDLLPGERSRLNRRFAEALEADPALVPADQRVTRLASYWYHANDAAKALPAVLAASVTARRRDAYAEQLRLLERAMELWDAAPEDVRAGLRPVDYTESYPPCGCDPATTPLRYLDLMAEAAVAGRFSGERERAMKIIRRALSILEDEDDPLRAAWFWTQRSRLVQALARGDGRQELVTAQELLRGLPPSEVHAEVLTTVANWSMLHQPGPEALAAAERAVQYARMVGTRETELNARLTLGGLTLDAGDVEEGLAEMYEVKERALQEGYPYVAGRAYVNLPAELESIGRSREAAPILEEGAAYARKYGLLDNEAWVWANLSESLYHLGRWREAEQAALKVFLRGRNAKPQGSGALCLAHLALGRGDVPEAGRQLHAARAAFGTHDPMPQQWLPMATIAVGVAAVEGRILDARAELHAALDAGTPPGTRQYGWPLLLAAATAEADARALPAAAQGRAEALERIRTAVKALATEAPVWLAHERWVHAELHRAEGRATPDTWTPVVTAFEHLDRPYDLARVRHRLAEALLATDATDHRERATELLRLAHAVAGHLGARPLTDAVTFLAQRARLGLTPESERRPRTDPAEALGLTTRERDVLRLVADGRTNRQIAEELFISPKTASVHVSNILAKLGVSGRGEAAAVAHRLGLFRSATLTTRTPG
- a CDS encoding GNAT family N-acetyltransferase — its product is MYAISLGDDGARLRPLEPWHAEEFLAHLDRGRDFITRHIPFGSKATDLDSVRALLQSYADKRAADNGSLHGVWLDGKLVGGVLFRVFDAATGVCEIGCWLEPAATGRGLVTRASRVLIDWAFGERGMHRVEWHAASDNTASINVARRLGMTREGVLRECYPWRGVRQDYEIWAVLAPEWARARAHTDH